Part of the Benincasa hispida cultivar B227 chromosome 11, ASM972705v1, whole genome shotgun sequence genome, AGGTTAAGATCCTAATGCCCCTATCGTATTCTGTGACAATCAAGCTGCTATTATCATTGCCTATAATCCAATGTTTCATGAGAGGACAAAACACATAGAAATTGATTGTCATTTTGTTCGGGACAAGATAGCTGATGGGTTCCTTAAGGTTCTCCCTATCCAATCCAGTCAACAACTCGCAGACATGTTTACTAAAGCATTGCCTACATCTGTTTTGTCTAAACTAGTATCCAAATTGGGCATCATTGATATTCATCGTctaacttgagggggagtatcAACAGTAAAATAGTtacaacaatttatttgttacattatgttataataatttatttgttacaacaGTTATGATTCTGTTTgagtttgtttgtatttttcaGCTGTTAGTTAGTCAAGCAAATTAACAAGTTCTTCTATAAAAGGAACTTGAAGTATGTAAATACAATAAATGAAAGTAATAAGAAAGTATTTCCACATACCTTTTCTTTCCATTTGTTacaatttatattcaataaattgtaacaatacattaataataattgcatatgaattaaattaaatgacaCATTCTACTTTACAAATTTAGAAGGATCAAATTTGTGTGTAAAAAATTCCAATTAATAATATGAGAGTAAAATAAACAAAGAGACGAGGCAGCAAGAGCTTAAGGTTGAGAACTCCAATGTCTTGCTCTTTCAAAGCCATTTGTACAATTCTCAAAATCCTCAATGGTTTGGTCAATCTCTTCTTGAGTGTTCATCACAAATGGCCCAAACTGCACAACACTCTCATTCAATGGCTGACCCCCAACCAATATGAACCTTAACGCTTTGGAGGAGAACTTGTTCCAAACTTCCAACCCATCCCCATTCCCCAATAAAAGAAGGTGATGTGGCATAATCGGCATCGATTTCATGCTCCCGAACACTCCACCCTCGCCTTCTAGCACGTACACAAACGCGTTCCACCCCAACGGGATCGGCTGCTCAATGCGAGATCCTGGGCTGAGAGTGAAGTCCAAGTACATGGTTGGAGTTTTGGTGTAGATTGAGGATTTTGCTCCCAAGGCCTCTCCAGCTATCACTCTCACTTTTACTCCTTCTTTTGTAGCTTCTACTACGTCCTCGTTGTGTATTTCTTGATACCTCGGTTCGATCCtgttgttcaaaatttgtttttaagatgattttaaaaaattagagaaaatatcaatttatacctttaAACTTTGGGTGTTTAAAGAATTAGCCGATTAATCtaggatcgttggagcctatgatctatagatccattaggtcccctactagctcacattcttttattttcataagtcaatcAATTTAGACCCTTCACTACAATTACTTTTGTAAATCATCCATgcattaattttcaaacatgTATAGACTTCTTTAAATATCGATTTTACAAAATGGACTACTAGCGTGAATGCATGTATGGTTTTAAAGGAAATTTGTCTAAGAGTCTAAATTATTCCATTCATGAAAGTTTAGGCTTCGTTGggtaacaatttgatttttttattttcatttttttaaattaaggatATAAACATTACtcccacctccaaatttctttcttagttatctattttttatcaatagtctaaaaaaccaagccaatttttttaaaaaaaaagcatttaaattttttttttttatttgtggaatttggctaagaatttaacaATTGTACTcgataaagatgcaaatcattataagaaatgagaagaaaatagagacgacaaattttaaacttatacagttcagagtttaaattgatacaattattaatttatatttaaattaatacaatctttaGAGTTTACGggtataaatttatattttccaaaaaaaaaaaaaaactttataattgcaaatcaaatcaaatctaGTTTTTAACTTTGGACTTTAGTTGAACTTACATTTTGTGTTTGGAGGAAAGATTGATCCAAAGTTGTAAGCCATGTTGGGTGCCATGGGAGGCAGGCATTTCAGAGTGAACAATGCCTTTGCCTGCAGTCATCCATTGCAAGTCACCAGCTCCAATTCTTCCTTTATGCCCTTTAAAATCTTCATGGTTCATTTCTCCCTTGATATAAAAAACAAGGCTCACTTGATTGAGTCTAAATAAGGTTTATAATATCAATGATGATGAAAATATCGAaactttaattttacaaatttgaaatatcgaaaaaaaatattgttgctGTTATATTTTTGAAgaatattataaaaacaaataaacatctatgatttttaaataaattagtgatattttggtaacttattttctatatttcgtGAATTTatctataatataataaaaatattgattcaTCCTACATTGTTGACATAGAACTCATGTGAAAATATTAACGAGAAATTTAATACTAGGTCCAAAACTACCTTCACTTTTTTATCCCaatcaccaaaaaaaaaaaaaagcagatacatttaaaaaaagatatttgctcaatcaaaaataataattgacaATTATTAAACACGGGTTGCATAAAGATGAGTACAACTCAAAAtatagattttgtttttttaagatATGCTTATTTGGTAACAAATAAAAGGTAATTTAGGAGAGATAATTAGaagttaattaaaaattatatatatatatttttttaaaaaagtaaaaataatacCTGTAACATGTAGGTGACAGTTTCAAATCCTCTATGAGGATGATCAGGAAACCCAGCAGGTGCAGTaactataataataaaatggaaaaaataaataaactaaatttatttaattttctcttcttcttcttaatgtCCAACAcaatattaattacaaattaaaatttgagagaTTTTGAGAAGTGGGTTACCAAAAAACTCATCAAGAACAAGGAATGGATCAAAGTATTTGAGCTCAAacctgaaaaataaacaaataaatacataaataaaatttaagaaatcccattaaaatggaaatttaaaaaaagaaaaaagaaaaaaggaaaaaagaccTGCCGATGCTTCTTCTTACAACAGCGCCAAGGCCTTCATGTTGAGGTCTAGCAAGaaattttttaaccaaaaaacGAGGATCTTTTATTGAACTAAAACTTTGTAGAGccatatctttaaaaaaaaaaattaaaaatttcttatttttggtTCTTTT contains:
- the LOC120091301 gene encoding pirin-like protein, giving the protein MALQSFSSIKDPRFLVKKFLARPQHEGLGAVVRRSIGRFELKYFDPFLVLDEFFVTAPAGFPDHPHRGFETVTYMLQGEMNHEDFKGHKGRIGAGDLQWMTAGKGIVHSEMPASHGTQHGLQLWINLSSKHKMIEPRYQEIHNEDVVEATKEGVKVRVIAGEALGAKSSIYTKTPTMYLDFTLSPGSRIEQPIPLGWNAFVYVLEGEGGVFGSMKSMPIMPHHLLLLGNGDGLEVWNKFSSKALRFILVGGQPLNESVVQFGPFVMNTQEEIDQTIEDFENCTNGFERARHWSSQP